The genomic DNA GGAGTGAAGTGGAGTAAAATACTCGCTCCCAAGCATAAATGGAACAAAGTGGGAGCGAAATCAAAAGAGCAAGTCGCTGAAATCATGGGTAAAGCGATGGCAAACGGTAAACACTCGCCTTATAAGGGAGGCGGCGCAAAGCAGGCCGTCTACAAGTATAAGTATAAAGGGAAGAAGTATACTGTTGTGGTCACCTACGCATCGAGGGGAGGGAAGATCAGTAATGGGTGGGTTAGATAGTAAGACTCAGCTGGCTCACGAGATCTCGGAGGCGCCAAGTGATAACTTTTCTGATGCGCTCAAAGTTTCGGACGGCATGTCAATTGCTCACGTTCGAGAAGTTCTGGAGGAGGAAATCGCACCCAACGATTCAGCGCTATGCCATCGTTTCATTGAGCAGTGGCTTGAGCGCTTGGAGCCTATACAAAAACTAGCGGCATCTATTGAGGTCTCTCACCTCTATTTGTTGGATCTTGTGGATATACCACACGCTGAGGACACTATTCTATCGCGCGCATTACATAATGGTGCTGGCGCAATTGAGGCCCTCAGGTCCGAACTTCTTTCTAATCGAGATCTGGGGCGAAATCCTGACGCTAGTTTTGGATTGAAGTTTGTTAAAACGCTCGAGACCGAAGCCTGCGAGCCATTGGAAACGGCCATCGAAAGATTACGCTCAAATTCTGATCGACTTGAGTTGCTAATTCAACGTGCGGACGATGAGGTGAAAGGCCAGGAGTAGCTGGATTATCTTCCAGATAGTGGGGCAGCATGATTGGCTGCCCCACTATCATTCGCCGCATTCTTGCTCGACAGAGAGGACAATCCCGTCGCCGTTTTCTTAGACGCGAGGTCGGAGGCCGCCACTGCGGCCTGGGAGCCGGAAGGTGCCGTCCCCATGCTCGACTCTCTGATTGTCGAGTGCGGCGTCGACTGCTTCATGGTCGACGAGGTCCAGCAGACCCATCTCGTCCGCCGCGAGATGATCCTGTCCGTCAGAACCGAGAAGAAGCCTGCCTCGATGGCACGCCTGCCCCGGGCCGAAAAACGTGGTGCGAACGGAATGCAGGCTGTCCTTCCCTGCAAGGCTAAGTACATAGTTGTCACATATGCGAAGAAGTATGCGAAGAAGGGTGGGGAAGATCAGCAATGGCTGGTGGGGTAAGCCGTGATAGCGCGCAGGCACTGACCGAGGCGATCGTCGCTGCTGAGAAGGGCTCTCTTGACAGGGCGTTGCAGCTGGCGGGAGCTATGTCGATAAAGGACGTCGCCTATGCCCTTGTCGAAGGGTTCGAAGATACTGGGAGCCCCGTGCACAATTTCGAAGATATCCGTGATCGGTTCATTTGGCGGTGGATTTCTTCGCTCGACCCAGTAGAAGTACTTGCCGCGCTTGTCGCCATCGACGGTGTTTACAGCAACGATTTAGTGGTTCTGCCACATGCGGAAGACCGGTTCACGACCAGGCTCTTAGAAGCTTCTGCGGATGCCGTTCGTGTAATTGGCAAGCATCTTTCCTACGTGAAGGATCTTGCTGGAGGCCCCGATGCTAGTTTCAATGAGGCCTTCGCTGCGCGGGTGACAGAACTTGTTGACGGTCCGTTGGCTCAGATGTCTGACGATTTGACCTCACAGGCTCAGCAGCTAGCGAAGCTACAGCAGAACGCTGCTGAAATCGAGTCGGACGAATAGGAGCTAGCTTTAAACCCACTAGGGCGGGGCCGCAAATCTACGGTCCCGCCCTTGTGGGTGCGGCTGTTGGAGTTTGTGCAGACAGCTGACGAAATCGGCTTCGCAGATCGAGAGGGCGACTTTCCAGCGTCTAGGTGGTGCCGTCCTTGACAGGTTTGTTCGCAATCTAGTCCAGTTCTTGGACAGATTAGGTAAGCGGGCATACCCACTGGACATACAAGAAGCGGCTTGTCCGCCTGAGAACGTGGGGTAGGGGTCAGAGCTCGCCTCGGCCCATTTTCTCAAGTTCCAACCGAATAAGCTTGGCAAAATATGGGCAACCTGATTTTTCTAAGTAATCATCGAGTTGCACCCGTTCCTCAGACTTCTTCCAGTAGGCGATCTGCGCATTGATGATCGGAGGAATGCAGGCAGGGTTGGAGTCCGCCACGAGTAGGAAAAAGTTATCAGGTGAGATGATCTCGTAGGGCTCAAGGTCGGGATTCCCGCTGATGCCCTTGGGTGAGTCGGCGGTGAGGACGAAGTCAGCCCGCGAGGCCAGTGCCGCCGCGTGGACATGGTAGTCGTGTTCATCGCCCCCAGTGAAAGTGGCGTTTCCTGGGTAGTTGTCGATTACTTCGTCGACAACCTTGCGTATCAGCTCTAGTCGTCGTCGCGTGTAGCTGCCTGCAGCCTGGGGTTCCTTCTTTCGCATGTTGGCAAGAACTTCGGCGAACACATCTTCCGTCGAGTGGATTTGGAACATGCCTTCGTTGGCATCGCGCAGGAAGAACAGCCAGTCAATGAGCGTCTTACGGAAGAAGATGTTTGCATCCACGAAAACTCTCTGCGTCATGTGCTCAATGTACCGGAGAGTATGCGAGTCAGGGGCACGCTTCGGCGCACCCCTGACTTCTTCGGATCAATCTTCAGTTGTCGAGAAATTCCTCATTCTCAGCATCAAGAGCGAGCAGCTCATCGAATGCTGCACGGCGCTCTTTAGCGCGGAGCTTCTTTACCTTCAGCACCTCGTCACGAGAGAAGCGCGTATGGGTTCCCACGGCGAACGAAGAGATCTTCTTGTCCCGCACCCATTTCATCAGTGTGGGCCGCGATATGCCCAGCATGTCAGCAGCTACCGTGCTCGTAAGTTCAGCGGGTGTTTGACCGATAGATACCTCGCCGTGACGGGCAACTGACTCAAGCGCATGGAGAAGCATCTCCTGCACGTCGCGTGGGAGGTTGACCGTTGCCCCGTCGGCGGTCTTCATCGCAAGAACTGCACCCTTGAGGGCTGGGATGTCCTGAGTTTCACGGACCACTTGGTCACTGATATCGATGCGACCCTTAACTTGCATGACGGCACTCATGTCGGCCCCCTTTCTCGTGCGAGCGGTCGAGCGTCTAGCTCAATAGTAGTGAGTTGCACTTATAAGTGCAACATTAGCTTTGCTATCCAGTTTTTGATGATTTCGCGGGGCTTGTGAAGGTGGCCAGCTTCACAAAGAGGACGAGGGGGTAGAAAACTACTCCAGCGATCGCAAGCAGCGGGGCCGTTGCTGCCACCAAAGTCGTGTCCCTCTGGGAACTGGAGGAAGGTGACAGGGGCGAAAACAGGGTAGTCAGAACGAACCAACAGAAGAATGGCCAGATGGGATCTGCGCCGGCCTGGGCGATGGCCGCTATCGCTGCGAGGGTCAGTGGGGCCGATAGGTTGTTGATCCCGTCGATAGCTCGACTCAGCACCATTACTAAGCCAGTAAAGAACAGGGCAGTGGTAGCGACACTTGTCCAGACCATGCTCCCGGCGGCGTATGCACTTGCTGTTGTATCACCGAACCAGTTGCCCAGCTGTGATGCGCCAGCAGCATTTGCCCACACTGATAGCTGCTCGAGAGGAGTCCGTGGATCTGTGGGCTTGAGCGTTGAGAGAAGAGGTTTGAAATATGGTGTGCCCGTAGCAACTGCGAGGACACTGCAGGTTAACCGGAGAAGCAGATCTGAGCTTCGGGAGTCATTCCGATGGGTGACGCGGTGGGCTGAGTGGGTCGATACGATCGAACCATGGAAAGTCAGAGGAGTTCGGATTCGTCGGTGCCGGGTGGGACTATGGCCTCGCTGGCGTTTCTGATTGTCGTTGGCCCGGGGATGTTCTTACTTGGCATGGTGACGGATTGGGCATGGTACTTACGGGCCGCGATCGTTGTGGTGGCCGGGATTGGGACTGATGCAAGGAGAGGTGACAATTCGGGTGTCACGCTGCGACTGCAGGTGACTCAATAATTGCTTCGTACTCGACAGGTGTCAAACGACCTAACCGGGCTTGCCGCCGACGACGGTGATACGTCTGCTCGATCCACGTCACGATCGCGATTCTCAACTGCTCCCGACTCACCCACCGGCGACGGTCGAGAACGTTCTTCTGCAGCAGGGCGAAGAATGACTCCATGGCCGCGTTGTCGCCAGCAGCACCGACCCGGCCCATCGACCCAACAAGGCCGTGGCAAGCCAGACTCTGAGTGAATTTCCTGAGCCGTGTGACAGTCTTGTCCCGGCGGTTGGAGGGACCGTTCGATCACGTCCTAGGATTGCGTCTATGACCGATACATCGAGTAACTCCCCTTCAGATCCTGCATCCATCGACGTCAACGCGTTCGCGAAGCAGTTCCAGACGTTCCTTGAGACGATGGATCACTACGCGACAGGAGTTTCACGCGACCATATTGCTTCGGAACTTCACTCTCATCTGGGGACAGACCCCCGCAGTATCGAACCGGTGCGCCAAGAGTATGCCAGCTGGCAGTGGGCAGAGATGGATGCCGCCCTCGATAGCCTCGCCGATGACCAAGATCTGCGCGGAGTCATCCCCGCCCATGACGCCAGCGGTCTCAGCGATCTGCTGACCAACCACTACAGTGTTTACGAACTAGGAGCGATCGAGCGACGTGCCTTTCCCACTGGCCCGGAGTCTGTCAGGCATGTCGCTACAAATGGCCTGCGCCTTCTGTGGATCGGCGAGAAGCCAGTCATCGTTCTTGCCCTCGAGGTCGAGGATGGGCCAAGTGATACGCACAAGATTGTCGTCGAAGTCATGTGTGAAGACCACGAGCTTGCCCGCGAGACGCTAGCAGGTATCGATCAGTCCGTCCGTGCGAATTCCGTTATTTGCGGACAGGTCGTGAGCTTTCTACCGGGGGAGTTCGGCTCCGAGGCTTTCAGTATTGAGTTCCACCCCCGTCCACATGTCGAGGCACAGGATGTGGTGTTGCCAAAAGGGAGGCTCGAGACGATCGAAGCTACCGTGCTGGGCATCAGTGAAAAGGCCGATCGTTTGCGAGCTGCCGGGCAACATCTATCACGCGGAGTTCTTCTCTACGGGCCTCCCGGTACAGGCAAGACTTTGACGATACGGTACCTGCTTTCGCAAGCTCGAGACACGACAGCAATACTTCTCCAGGGTGAGGCCCTCTCGAAGATTCGCGCGGCTGCCTCGGCTGCGCGGGCCATTGGTCGAGCGATCATCGTTCTCGAGGACGCGGACCTTGTCGCCGAGGATCGCGATTTTAATGAAGGCGAGCGTTCGGTGCTCTTCGAGATTCTCGATGTCCTCGACGGGTTGGGCGATGACGCCGATATTAGTTTCGTTCTGACCACCAACCGTGTCGATGTGCTCGAAGAGGCAATTGCGATGCGCCCAGGCAGGATCGATCTAGCCGTTGAGGTCCCATTGCCTTCTACCAAGCTGCGCCGGCGGCTCTTCGCCGTCTATGGCAACGACTTCGCGTTCACTGAGGAGGGAATCGCGAAGGCGGCGAAAGCAGCCGAGGGGACGTCTGGTTCTTTTGCCAAAGAGGCGGTTCGGCGGGCTGTGTTACTCGCTATCGAAGCTGAAGAAGACCCCAACGACAACCATCTCTTAGAAGCGGTCGCGGCCTTGACCGCCGAAGCGACGCAGCTGCGTGAGGCAATGATCTCAAACGAAGAGTGGGATGAATGATCATTTGACCAGGAGGTAGTAAGTGTTGGTACGCGCACTCGACCCGGTTGATTCATTGACTAAGAATGCGTCCATCCCCGTCTGCATTGGCGATTTCTCAGGAGTGAGGCCCGCGCGCTCATCTGCTACGAAATTGATTGTGCACGCCTGCGCATAGATGTCAGACCAATCGACCGATTGACGAGAGCCGACTTCCTCTCCGCCAGAGATGTCGACGCAGGATAGTGTCGCGGACATCGCCGTGGCCGCCACATCGTCGGCACCATTCATCGGTGGTGTTCGGTCGGCATTTCAGCACCGATTTGCGGGCGGTGATGTGTTGGCCGATACAGGTCAGGTCGAGGGAGTCGAGTCGGCAGAATGTCGTGAGGTCAGGCGTCGAGAATATAGGGTTGTCCACGTCGAGGTCTTTCGGATGGCTTGTGTGAGAA from Brevibacterium sp. JSBI002 includes the following:
- a CDS encoding PIN domain-containing protein — protein: MTQRVFVDANIFFRKTLIDWLFFLRDANEGMFQIHSTEDVFAEVLANMRKKEPQAAGSYTRRRLELIRKVVDEVIDNYPGNATFTGGDEHDYHVHAAALASRADFVLTADSPKGISGNPDLEPYEIISPDNFFLLVADSNPACIPPIINAQIAYWKKSEERVQLDDYLEKSGCPYFAKLIRLELEKMGRGEL
- a CDS encoding helix-turn-helix domain-containing protein, which codes for MSAVMQVKGRIDISDQVVRETQDIPALKGAVLAMKTADGATVNLPRDVQEMLLHALESVARHGEVSIGQTPAELTSTVAADMLGISRPTLMKWVRDKKISSFAVGTHTRFSRDEVLKVKKLRAKERRAAFDELLALDAENEEFLDN
- a CDS encoding AAA family ATPase → MTDTSSNSPSDPASIDVNAFAKQFQTFLETMDHYATGVSRDHIASELHSHLGTDPRSIEPVRQEYASWQWAEMDAALDSLADDQDLRGVIPAHDASGLSDLLTNHYSVYELGAIERRAFPTGPESVRHVATNGLRLLWIGEKPVIVLALEVEDGPSDTHKIVVEVMCEDHELARETLAGIDQSVRANSVICGQVVSFLPGEFGSEAFSIEFHPRPHVEAQDVVLPKGRLETIEATVLGISEKADRLRAAGQHLSRGVLLYGPPGTGKTLTIRYLLSQARDTTAILLQGEALSKIRAAASAARAIGRAIIVLEDADLVAEDRDFNEGERSVLFEILDVLDGLGDDADISFVLTTNRVDVLEEAIAMRPGRIDLAVEVPLPSTKLRRRLFAVYGNDFAFTEEGIAKAAKAAEGTSGSFAKEAVRRAVLLAIEAEEDPNDNHLLEAVAALTAEATQLREAMISNEEWDE